The following coding sequences are from one Salvia hispanica cultivar TCC Black 2014 chromosome 3, UniMelb_Shisp_WGS_1.0, whole genome shotgun sequence window:
- the LOC125215907 gene encoding homeobox-leucine zipper protein ATHB-12-like, with translation MADPITRKSGNDKRRFSDEQIRRLEAMFASESKLEPRRKTEVARELGLQPRQVAIWFQNKRARWKSKHVEKEYAALAASYDALSDRFESLKREKQSLVDQLRKLKGEGGSDGESESGKNEFEVKEEGVGMVEEEEMMMRMVDTASDWGGLDFDDVVMDQSSCQWLGFWS, from the exons atgGCGGATCCAATCACGCGCAAGAGCGGCAACGACAAGCGCCGGTTCAGCGACGAGCAGATCCGGCGCCTCGAGGCGATGTTCGCCTCCGAGAGCAAGCTCGAGCCCCGGAGGAAGACGGAGGTGGCCCGGGAGCTAGGGCTGCAGCCGCGCCAGGTGGCGATCTGGTTCCAGAACAAGCGGGCGCGGTGGAAGTCGAAGCACGTGGAGAAGGAGTATGCCGCGCTGGCCGCGAGCTACGACGCCCTCTCCGACCGGTTCGAGTcgttgaagagagagaagcagTCGTTGGTCGATCAG CTGCGGAAGTTGAAGGGGGAGGGAGGGAGCGATGGAGAATCGGAGAGTGGGAAGAATGAGTTTGAAGTGAAGGAGGAGGGAGTTGGGATGGTGGAGGAGGAAgagatgatgatgaggatgGTGGATACGGCGTCGGATTGGGgtggtcttgattttgatgatGTTGTTATGGATCAAAGTAGCTGCCAGTGGTTGGGTTTCTGGTCTTGA